A single Syngnathus acus chromosome 8, fSynAcu1.2, whole genome shotgun sequence DNA region contains:
- the gcgra gene encoding glucagon receptor isoform X2: MSRLFLLSTILLVPGSIQMSPPVIMDKLHESWKLYMDECEHNNSQAPPSTVPVCNRTFDKYACWPDGVPNTTVGVSCPWYLPWYHKVQHGSVYQECDANGRWLTTKNTSECDSNGPAQQYYGQIRIMYTVGYSLSLVALVLALSILIFFRKLHCMRNNIHMNLFASFILRALSILIKDALMEANITSQDLSQAQEQGFSRASASLTDLLLNNEITVSCRVAAVMMQYSILANSYWLLVEGIYLHNLLVIAVFTERNYFQIYLCIGWGTPLLFLVPWVIAKYLYENHECWGQNINMNYWWIIRSPILLAVVINFLIFIHIIQILVSKLRAHQMRYSDYKFRLAKSTLTLIPLLGIHQVVFIYVTDEATETAIGLRLTKLVIDLFFSSFQGLLVAILYCFVNKEVQSEVTKKWKRWKLGRNIEEEYRHTYSNTPNTKTAILLNHVAQRPPQLTEACAKPPTPVCNPEEWHALVANGKAAAGQHQAALTPVEDVGLVDNYKSEQAESSH, translated from the exons ATGTCGCGGCTCTTCCTGCTTTCCACAATACTCCTGGTCCCCGGCAGCATCCAG ATGTCTCCCCCCGTCATCATGGATAAGCTGCACGAGAGCTGGAAGTTGTACATGGACGAGTGTGAGCACAACAACAGCCAAGCCCCGCCGAGCACCG TGCCAGTGTGCAACAGAACCTTTGACAAGTACGCCTGCTGGCCTGACGGAGTGCCCAACACGACGGTGGGCGTATCGTGCCCGTGGTATTTACCCTGGTACCACAAAG TTCAGCACGGCTCGGTGTACCAGGAGTGTGACGCTAACGGCCGCTGGCTAACGACGAAGAACACCAGCGAGTGCGACTCCAACGGGCCCGCTCAG CAGTACTACGGGCAGATCCGGATTATGTACACCGTGGGCTACTCGCTCTCACTGGTGGCTCTGGTTTTGGCTTTGAGCATTCTCATCTTCTTCAG GAAGCTACACTGCATGAGGAATAACATCCACATGAACCTGTTTGCATCCTTCATCCTGAGAGCCTTGTCCATCCTCATCAAAGACGCGCTGATGGAGGCCAACATCACGTCGCAGGACCTGAGCCAGGCGCAGGAGCAGGGCTTCTCCCGGGCCTCGGCATCACTCACAGACCTGCTGCTCAACAATGAG ATAACGGTCAGTTGTCGCGTGGCTGCCGTCATGATGCAGTACAGCATCTTGGCCAACAGTTACTGGCTCCTGGTGGAAGGCATCTACCTCCACAACCTGCTGGTCATTGCTGTCTTTACAGAGAGGAATTACTTCCAGATCTACCTGTGCATTGGCTGGG gTACGCCGTTGTTATTCCTCGTTCCCTGGGTGATTGCTAAGTACCTCTATGAGAATCACGA GTGCTGGGGCCAGAATATCAACATGAACTACTGGTGGATCATCCGTTCGCCCATACTGCTGGCGGTTGTG ATCAACTTCCTGATCTTCATCCACATCATCCAAATCCTGGTGTCCAAACTGAGAGCGCATCAAATGAGATACAGCGACTACAAGTTCAG GTTGGCCAAGTCGACGCTCACCCTCATCCCTCTGCTGGGCATCCACCAGGTGGTTTTTATTTACGTCACGGACGAGGCCACAGAGACCGCCATCGGTTTGCGTCTCACCAAGCTGGTCATTGACCTCTTCTTTTCCTCATTCCAG GGCCTcctggtggccattttgtacTGCTTTGTCAACAAAGAA GTTCAGTCGGAGGTGACCAAGAAGTGGAAGCGCTGGAAACTGGGCCGAAACATCGAGGAGGAATACCGCCATACGTACAGCAACACGCCCAACACCAAGACGGCCATCCTGCTCAACCATGTGGCCCAGCGGCCACCCCAGCTCACCGAAGCTTGCGCCAAGCCGCCCACGCCCGTCTGCAACCCCGAAGAGTGGCACGCCCTGGTGGCCAACGGCAAAGCGGCGGCAGGCCAGCACCAGGCCGCGCTCACCCCAGTGGAGGACGTGGGCCTTGTGGACAATTATAAGAGCGAGCAGGCCGAGAGCAGCCACTGA
- the gcgra gene encoding glucagon receptor isoform X1, with product MSRLFLLSTILLVPGSIQMSPPVIMDKLHESWKLYMDECEHNNSQAPPSTVPVCNRTFDKYACWPDGVPNTTVGVSCPWYLPWYHKVQHGSVYQECDANGRWLTTKNTSECDSNGPAQQYYGQIRIMYTVGYSLSLVALVLALSILIFFRKLHCMRNNIHMNLFASFILRALSILIKDALMEANITSQDLSQAQEQGFSRASASLTDLLLNNEQITVSCRVAAVMMQYSILANSYWLLVEGIYLHNLLVIAVFTERNYFQIYLCIGWGTPLLFLVPWVIAKYLYENHECWGQNINMNYWWIIRSPILLAVVINFLIFIHIIQILVSKLRAHQMRYSDYKFRLAKSTLTLIPLLGIHQVVFIYVTDEATETAIGLRLTKLVIDLFFSSFQGLLVAILYCFVNKEVQSEVTKKWKRWKLGRNIEEEYRHTYSNTPNTKTAILLNHVAQRPPQLTEACAKPPTPVCNPEEWHALVANGKAAAGQHQAALTPVEDVGLVDNYKSEQAESSH from the exons ATGTCGCGGCTCTTCCTGCTTTCCACAATACTCCTGGTCCCCGGCAGCATCCAG ATGTCTCCCCCCGTCATCATGGATAAGCTGCACGAGAGCTGGAAGTTGTACATGGACGAGTGTGAGCACAACAACAGCCAAGCCCCGCCGAGCACCG TGCCAGTGTGCAACAGAACCTTTGACAAGTACGCCTGCTGGCCTGACGGAGTGCCCAACACGACGGTGGGCGTATCGTGCCCGTGGTATTTACCCTGGTACCACAAAG TTCAGCACGGCTCGGTGTACCAGGAGTGTGACGCTAACGGCCGCTGGCTAACGACGAAGAACACCAGCGAGTGCGACTCCAACGGGCCCGCTCAG CAGTACTACGGGCAGATCCGGATTATGTACACCGTGGGCTACTCGCTCTCACTGGTGGCTCTGGTTTTGGCTTTGAGCATTCTCATCTTCTTCAG GAAGCTACACTGCATGAGGAATAACATCCACATGAACCTGTTTGCATCCTTCATCCTGAGAGCCTTGTCCATCCTCATCAAAGACGCGCTGATGGAGGCCAACATCACGTCGCAGGACCTGAGCCAGGCGCAGGAGCAGGGCTTCTCCCGGGCCTCGGCATCACTCACAGACCTGCTGCTCAACAATGAG CAGATAACGGTCAGTTGTCGCGTGGCTGCCGTCATGATGCAGTACAGCATCTTGGCCAACAGTTACTGGCTCCTGGTGGAAGGCATCTACCTCCACAACCTGCTGGTCATTGCTGTCTTTACAGAGAGGAATTACTTCCAGATCTACCTGTGCATTGGCTGGG gTACGCCGTTGTTATTCCTCGTTCCCTGGGTGATTGCTAAGTACCTCTATGAGAATCACGA GTGCTGGGGCCAGAATATCAACATGAACTACTGGTGGATCATCCGTTCGCCCATACTGCTGGCGGTTGTG ATCAACTTCCTGATCTTCATCCACATCATCCAAATCCTGGTGTCCAAACTGAGAGCGCATCAAATGAGATACAGCGACTACAAGTTCAG GTTGGCCAAGTCGACGCTCACCCTCATCCCTCTGCTGGGCATCCACCAGGTGGTTTTTATTTACGTCACGGACGAGGCCACAGAGACCGCCATCGGTTTGCGTCTCACCAAGCTGGTCATTGACCTCTTCTTTTCCTCATTCCAG GGCCTcctggtggccattttgtacTGCTTTGTCAACAAAGAA GTTCAGTCGGAGGTGACCAAGAAGTGGAAGCGCTGGAAACTGGGCCGAAACATCGAGGAGGAATACCGCCATACGTACAGCAACACGCCCAACACCAAGACGGCCATCCTGCTCAACCATGTGGCCCAGCGGCCACCCCAGCTCACCGAAGCTTGCGCCAAGCCGCCCACGCCCGTCTGCAACCCCGAAGAGTGGCACGCCCTGGTGGCCAACGGCAAAGCGGCGGCAGGCCAGCACCAGGCCGCGCTCACCCCAGTGGAGGACGTGGGCCTTGTGGACAATTATAAGAGCGAGCAGGCCGAGAGCAGCCACTGA